Proteins co-encoded in one Chitinivorax sp. B genomic window:
- a CDS encoding DUF2059 domain-containing protein, translating into MAKKPWSALRSALLVATTGLSVLLASYAHAGQGASPEQLRQLFEVSRSADLVDKVLGMLEQQNAATWQNEPNPDKQAEMKTKHERVAAVIRENLNWTKLEPMAIEVYQRHYDDKEVQSEIAYLSTPAGKVWLDKVAPLMADLLPRTVAYMETRFDEIQKRILANKPAPTRRPVKPKLPTDTKGKTAYALVSELSVLSSKPQFDARMANLENDMLSSVAAAAGGVDDETRTMIKKIAKELKREVTFEELKPIMADSFASQLSEGEMKLLLADVQRPERKNQIRQRTQTETDLNTKLNEHLRTNVLPLLMKAALPEAEPADVTPSDNPPMAKPAT; encoded by the coding sequence ATGGCAAAGAAGCCTTGGTCTGCTTTACGTTCTGCTTTACTGGTTGCAACAACAGGTTTGTCGGTTTTGTTGGCCTCTTATGCTCATGCCGGTCAGGGGGCCAGTCCCGAACAGCTGCGTCAGTTGTTTGAAGTGAGCCGTTCGGCCGATTTGGTCGATAAGGTGTTGGGGATGCTGGAGCAACAAAATGCTGCAACATGGCAAAACGAGCCAAACCCTGACAAGCAGGCTGAAATGAAAACCAAGCATGAGCGGGTTGCTGCGGTGATTCGCGAGAACCTGAACTGGACCAAGTTGGAGCCAATGGCAATTGAGGTTTATCAGCGCCACTACGACGACAAGGAAGTGCAATCGGAAATCGCCTACCTGAGTACGCCGGCTGGAAAGGTCTGGTTGGATAAGGTTGCACCACTGATGGCAGATTTGCTGCCACGTACAGTGGCATATATGGAAACGCGCTTTGATGAGATCCAAAAGCGTATCCTTGCCAACAAACCTGCGCCAACCCGTCGCCCAGTCAAGCCGAAGTTGCCGACAGATACGAAAGGGAAGACTGCTTACGCGTTGGTCAGTGAATTGTCAGTGCTGAGCTCAAAGCCACAGTTTGATGCGCGCATGGCTAATCTTGAAAATGACATGTTAAGCAGCGTTGCCGCAGCAGCAGGTGGGGTAGATGATGAAACCCGCACCATGATCAAGAAGATTGCCAAGGAGCTGAAGCGTGAGGTGACCTTTGAGGAACTGAAGCCCATCATGGCCGATTCATTTGCCAGCCAGTTGAGTGAAGGCGAGATGAAGCTGTTGTTGGCCGATGTTCAACGACCAGAGCGGAAAAACCAGATTCGCCAGCGTACACAGACCGAAACAGACCTGAACACCAAGCTGAATGAGCATTTGCGGACCAATGTACTGCCTTTGTTGATGAAAGCAGCCTTGCCGGAAGCTGAACCTGCCGATGTGACGCCGTCGGATAATCCTCCTATGGCAAAGCCTGCTACGTGA